From the genome of Kitasatospora acidiphila, one region includes:
- a CDS encoding NB-ARC domain-containing protein has product MSNSLSGSTVHGPVVQAREVHGGITFNYHQAPAPPRHADRRPDQVPRPVGRFVNRRRDLAHLDGVLIEDGEATAHCPVGVVSGLPGVGKTATACQWAHHNQRRFPGGQLFIDFAALRGSGSGSGDRSGGGGADVSEALAMCLRALGVEESYLPTGLAERTALFRTMSADRRMLVVLDDVTHPAQVRPLVPQGAGSALLATSTWRLGELALDGAALLPLDTLDAEGALHLLGTLCGQRRIDAAPEAAVRLAELCGGLPIALRIAAARLQIRQRLTIADLVAELADEQGRLSHISVSSAHEERTVSAALELAYRDLPAPAAALYRTLGGLPGRSFDAALAAVASDLTPHQVQPLLDTLEAASLLGVAEDGRYRLHDLVRLHALEGVRQAERPDTERQIVTRATGHYLALTALADLTVRADRLRIVDLADILGVADVSAAVAHSPFAAADAPAQDAIAWLEAERANLLATLRAAARYGLDRQTWQLSEVLTVLFLHHRHLADWREAAELGADAAARDGVPAAEARLRSLLSRPLLDLGRDEQAREQLEIAERRAVESGHLVLQASVQEFLGRYLDRHDPQRAIAAYRSSLALNIQAGEERGAALAGYFLGCAQAAAGDLDTALTALEAARRTFLALYDRRMAARALADLGRVRARQGDRSGAAADLSAAAGELREQRAGHYEAQALEDLADVLDDAEQARHCLSRALEIYQTGGSPRAAELVARLAG; this is encoded by the coding sequence GTGTCCAACAGCCTGTCGGGCAGCACGGTCCACGGCCCGGTGGTCCAGGCCCGGGAGGTGCACGGCGGCATCACCTTCAACTACCACCAGGCCCCGGCACCACCCCGCCACGCCGACCGGCGGCCCGACCAGGTGCCCCGGCCGGTCGGCCGATTCGTCAACCGCCGGCGCGACTTGGCCCACCTCGACGGGGTGCTGATCGAGGACGGCGAGGCCACCGCGCACTGCCCGGTCGGCGTGGTCAGCGGCCTCCCCGGCGTCGGCAAGACGGCGACCGCCTGCCAGTGGGCCCACCACAACCAGCGGCGCTTCCCCGGCGGCCAGCTCTTCATCGACTTCGCCGCCCTGCGCGGTAGTGGCAGTGGCAGTGGCGACAGGTCGGGTGGGGGCGGCGCCGACGTCTCGGAGGCCCTGGCCATGTGCCTGCGGGCCCTGGGCGTCGAGGAGTCCTACCTGCCGACGGGCCTCGCCGAACGCACCGCGCTCTTCCGGACCATGTCCGCCGACCGCCGGATGCTGGTGGTGCTGGACGACGTGACCCACCCCGCCCAGGTCCGGCCCCTGGTCCCGCAGGGCGCGGGCAGTGCGCTGCTGGCCACCAGCACCTGGCGGCTGGGCGAACTCGCGCTCGACGGCGCGGCCCTGCTGCCGCTGGACACCCTCGACGCCGAGGGCGCACTGCACCTGCTCGGCACGCTCTGCGGCCAACGACGCATCGACGCCGCGCCCGAGGCCGCCGTCCGCCTGGCCGAGCTGTGCGGCGGACTGCCGATCGCGCTGCGGATCGCCGCCGCCCGGCTGCAGATCCGCCAGCGGCTGACCATCGCCGACCTGGTGGCCGAACTCGCCGACGAACAAGGCAGGTTGAGCCACATCTCGGTATCCTCCGCCCACGAGGAGCGCACCGTGTCCGCAGCACTCGAACTCGCCTACCGCGACCTGCCCGCACCCGCCGCCGCCCTCTACCGCACCCTCGGCGGCCTGCCCGGACGCAGCTTCGACGCCGCCCTGGCCGCCGTGGCCAGTGATCTGACGCCTCATCAAGTGCAGCCGCTGCTGGACACCTTGGAGGCGGCGAGCCTGCTCGGCGTGGCCGAGGACGGCCGCTACCGGCTGCACGACCTGGTGCGACTGCACGCCCTGGAGGGCGTGCGCCAGGCCGAACGGCCGGACACCGAACGGCAGATCGTCACCCGGGCCACCGGCCACTACCTGGCCCTCACCGCGCTGGCCGACCTCACGGTCCGAGCCGACCGGCTGCGGATCGTCGACCTCGCCGACATCCTCGGCGTCGCAGACGTGTCGGCCGCCGTCGCCCACTCCCCGTTCGCCGCGGCCGACGCGCCCGCGCAGGACGCCATCGCCTGGCTGGAGGCCGAGCGGGCCAACCTGCTCGCCACCCTGCGCGCCGCCGCCCGCTACGGCCTCGACCGGCAGACCTGGCAGCTGTCCGAAGTCCTCACCGTGCTGTTCCTGCACCACCGCCACCTCGCCGACTGGCGCGAGGCGGCCGAACTCGGCGCCGATGCCGCCGCCCGGGACGGCGTGCCCGCTGCCGAAGCGCGGCTGCGCAGCCTGCTGTCCCGCCCGCTGCTCGACCTCGGCCGGGACGAGCAGGCCCGGGAGCAACTGGAGATCGCCGAGCGGCGTGCCGTCGAGTCCGGGCACCTGGTGCTCCAGGCCTCCGTCCAGGAGTTCCTCGGGCGCTACCTGGACCGCCACGACCCGCAGCGGGCGATCGCCGCCTATCGCAGCTCACTGGCCCTCAACATCCAGGCCGGTGAGGAGCGCGGCGCGGCGCTGGCCGGCTACTTCCTCGGCTGCGCCCAGGCGGCGGCGGGCGACCTCGACACCGCGCTGACCGCCCTGGAGGCCGCCCGCCGCACCTTCCTGGCCCTGTACGACCGGCGGATGGCCGCCAGGGCTCTGGCCGACCTGGGCCGGGTCCGCGCCAGGCAGGGCGACCGCAGCGGTGCGGCGGCCGACCTGAGCGCCGCCGCCGGTGAACTCCGCGAGCAGCGCGCGGGGCACTACGAGGCGCAGGCGCTGGAGGACTTGGCAGATGTGCTGGATGACGCCGAGCAAGCCCGCCACTGCCTGTCACGCGCCCTGGAGATCTACCAGACGGGCGGCAGCCCCCGCGCCGCAGAACTCGTAGCCCGGCTGGCTGGCTGA
- a CDS encoding MarR family winged helix-turn-helix transcriptional regulator, with product MTEKQPPPAPLGLALRHAHLRAARTFAEELRPLELENVYAAVLINLGLLGSQTQRQLMDSVGSDKSAMVRHIDSLESRGLVRRRPHPTDRRAHAVELTDAGEAALAEVLVAASRTEERLLTCLEPAERGRFRELLGRFAYPAPERTCE from the coding sequence ATGACCGAGAAGCAACCACCGCCTGCTCCGCTGGGACTGGCGCTGCGCCACGCCCACCTGCGCGCCGCACGGACCTTCGCCGAGGAACTGCGCCCGCTGGAACTGGAGAACGTGTACGCGGCGGTACTGATCAACCTGGGCCTGCTCGGTTCGCAGACGCAGCGCCAACTGATGGACAGCGTGGGCTCCGACAAGTCCGCGATGGTCCGCCACATCGACAGCCTGGAGTCCCGCGGCCTGGTCCGCCGCCGACCCCACCCCACCGACCGCCGGGCGCACGCAGTGGAACTCACCGATGCGGGCGAGGCGGCCTTGGCGGAGGTGCTGGTCGCGGCCAGTCGGACCGAGGAGCGGCTGCTGACGTGCCTGGAGCCGGCCGAGCGCGGCCGGTTCCGCGAACTCCTGGGCCGCTTCGCCTACCCGGCGCCGGAGCGGACCTGCGAGTGA
- a CDS encoding multicopper oxidase family protein, giving the protein MSSGLTRRQLLGAGGAAVLGVGVAVGAPPLLGMLIPGGQPGLLLSSKVPLPPRYQAELPIPAVIQPVRSDATTDYYEITARAATARILPGQDTEVWGYQGTFPGPTIESRSGRRTVVTHRNALPHATAVHLHGGHTPHDSDGYPLDLISPQGGGDAMAGMGGMSKMAGMPGMSGATFQPQRDYTYPMNQRAATLWYHDHTMGFTGPQVYRGLAGFHLVRDDEEAALGLPHGPRELPLMIADRAFAADGSFAYPALDGNEGKPGVTDAYMNGVLGDVILVNGAPWPVARVDRARYRLRMLNGSNARRYRLALDPQPPGGGGLLQIGSDGGLLERPTAHDTLELAPAERFDVVVDFARYPAGTSVRLVNQLGSGSTSEVMRFDIGSGGGADDSRVPAKLSSIERLDPAKAAATRTFVFQKSQNNWTINGDEYRPGRSLASPKLGQVEIWRFITDFHHPVHMHLDPFQVVSRNGDAPGAYDAGWKDTVDVLPAQGVEVAVRFTDYAGRFLLHCHNLEHEDMAMMAEFTTE; this is encoded by the coding sequence ATGAGCAGCGGGCTGACGAGGCGTCAACTCCTTGGTGCCGGTGGCGCGGCGGTACTAGGGGTCGGGGTGGCGGTCGGGGCCCCGCCGCTGCTGGGCATGCTGATACCCGGCGGGCAGCCCGGTCTACTGCTGAGCAGCAAGGTGCCGCTACCGCCGCGCTACCAGGCCGAGTTGCCGATCCCCGCGGTCATCCAGCCGGTCCGCAGCGACGCCACCACCGACTACTACGAGATCACCGCCCGCGCCGCGACGGCCCGGATCCTGCCCGGCCAGGACACCGAGGTCTGGGGCTACCAGGGCACCTTCCCCGGCCCGACCATCGAGTCCCGCTCGGGGCGGCGCACCGTCGTCACCCACCGCAACGCACTGCCGCACGCCACCGCCGTCCACCTGCACGGCGGCCACACCCCGCACGACAGCGACGGCTACCCGCTGGACCTGATCAGCCCGCAGGGCGGCGGCGACGCCATGGCGGGGATGGGCGGGATGAGCAAGATGGCGGGCATGCCCGGCATGAGCGGCGCCACCTTCCAGCCGCAGCGCGACTACACCTACCCGATGAACCAGCGGGCCGCGACGCTCTGGTACCACGACCACACCATGGGCTTCACCGGCCCGCAGGTGTACCGCGGCCTGGCCGGCTTCCATCTGGTCCGGGACGACGAGGAGGCCGCGCTCGGCCTGCCGCACGGCCCGCGCGAGCTGCCGCTGATGATCGCCGACCGCGCGTTCGCCGCCGACGGCTCCTTCGCCTACCCCGCGCTGGACGGCAACGAGGGCAAGCCGGGCGTGACGGACGCCTACATGAACGGCGTACTGGGTGACGTGATCCTGGTCAACGGCGCGCCCTGGCCGGTCGCCCGGGTGGACCGGGCCCGCTACCGGCTGCGGATGCTCAACGGCTCCAACGCGCGCCGCTACCGGCTGGCGCTCGACCCGCAGCCGCCGGGCGGCGGCGGCCTGCTGCAGATCGGCTCGGACGGCGGCCTGCTGGAGCGCCCGACCGCCCATGACACACTGGAGTTGGCACCCGCCGAGCGCTTCGACGTGGTGGTCGACTTCGCCCGCTACCCGGCCGGAACCAGCGTGCGGTTGGTCAACCAGCTCGGCAGCGGCTCGACCAGTGAGGTGATGCGCTTCGACATCGGCAGCGGCGGCGGCGCGGACGACTCCCGGGTGCCGGCCAAGCTGTCCTCCATCGAGCGCCTCGACCCGGCCAAGGCGGCGGCCACCCGCACCTTCGTCTTCCAGAAGTCCCAGAACAACTGGACGATCAACGGCGACGAGTACCGGCCCGGCCGCTCGCTGGCCTCGCCGAAGCTGGGCCAGGTGGAGATCTGGCGGTTCATCACCGACTTCCACCACCCCGTCCACATGCACCTGGACCCGTTCCAGGTGGTCAGCCGCAACGGCGACGCGCCCGGCGCGTACGACGCCGGCTGGAAGGACACCGTGGACGTCCTCCCCGCCCAGGGCGTGGAGGTCGCCGTCCGGTTCACCGACTACGCGGGTCGGTTCCTGCTGCACTGCCACAACCTGGAGCACGAGGACATGGCGATGATGGCGGAGTTCACCACCGAGTGA
- a CDS encoding nuclear transport factor 2 family protein: MIDEDLRDRLAVVETCTRMCWHTDKREWAQLRSRVFAEKVRVDYTSLNGGEPVELPADTLVSAWRDLLGALDATQHLLTNHLVTLDGDTAEVTADFQATHLLTRVADGPMWTLGGHYRFSLLRGESGWRIGGLTMTKAWQTGNLALLSAVAG; the protein is encoded by the coding sequence ATGATTGACGAGGACCTGCGTGACCGGCTCGCGGTGGTCGAGACCTGCACCCGGATGTGCTGGCACACCGACAAGCGCGAGTGGGCGCAACTGCGGAGCCGGGTCTTCGCGGAGAAGGTGCGGGTGGACTACACCAGCCTGAACGGCGGCGAGCCGGTCGAGCTGCCGGCGGACACCCTGGTGAGCGCCTGGCGCGATCTGCTCGGGGCGCTCGACGCCACGCAGCACCTGCTCACCAACCACCTGGTGACCCTCGACGGCGACACCGCAGAGGTCACCGCGGACTTCCAGGCCACCCATCTGCTCACCAGGGTGGCCGACGGGCCGATGTGGACCCTCGGCGGCCACTACCGGTTCAGCCTGCTGCGCGGCGAATCGGGCTGGCGGATCGGCGGCTTGACCATGACCAAGGCCTGGCAGACCGGCAACCTGGCGCTGCTGTCGGCCGTCGCCGGCTGA
- a CDS encoding family 2B encapsulin nanocompartment shell protein, with amino-acid sequence MTTETSQQSPQSLSTAAARNLATTTKTVPQMLGITPRYLLRALPWVELEAGVYRVNRRRGFILGDGLISTSTDGNGNPRVIAEDLREIGFLSQLDSPLLSTLAQGFVQREVAPGELIVDAGAPAGQLHIIADGRAEKRATGEYGQDALVAVLGDGDFFDATAWATDTPLDYRVKAVTACTVLTLDRRMLLELANREPSLRAQLDALGTDGQAPADREDPIDLSSGHTGEPFLPHTFVDYEDSPREYELGVAQTVLKVHTRVSDIYNASIDQLQTQLRLTAEALRERQEWEMLNHPEFGLLNNIVASQRVRTRTGAPTPDDLDELLTRVWKQPAFFLAHPKAIAAFGRECTRRGVPPQVVELFGSPFITWRGVPLLPSDKLDLKGSAGAAPGTTNILLMRVGEDQQGVVGLRPAKVPDEVEPGLAVRPMGTDRQAITSYLMTGYFSTAALVDDAIGVLQNVEVSNYHDYS; translated from the coding sequence ATGACCACCGAGACCAGCCAGCAAAGCCCGCAGAGCCTCAGCACCGCCGCCGCCAGGAACCTGGCCACCACCACCAAGACCGTGCCGCAGATGCTCGGGATCACCCCGCGCTACCTGCTCCGCGCGCTGCCCTGGGTGGAGTTGGAGGCCGGCGTCTACCGGGTCAACCGCCGCCGGGGCTTCATCCTCGGCGACGGACTGATCAGCACCAGCACCGACGGCAACGGAAACCCCCGGGTCATCGCCGAGGACCTGCGCGAGATCGGCTTCCTCAGCCAGCTGGACAGCCCGCTGCTCAGCACCCTGGCGCAGGGCTTCGTCCAGCGCGAGGTGGCGCCCGGCGAGCTGATCGTGGACGCCGGCGCCCCCGCCGGGCAGCTGCACATCATCGCCGACGGCCGCGCCGAGAAGCGCGCCACCGGCGAGTACGGGCAGGACGCCCTGGTGGCCGTCCTCGGCGACGGCGACTTCTTCGACGCCACCGCGTGGGCGACCGACACGCCGCTGGACTACCGGGTCAAGGCCGTCACCGCGTGTACCGTGCTGACCCTTGACCGCCGGATGCTCCTCGAACTCGCCAACCGCGAGCCCTCGTTGCGTGCCCAGCTGGACGCCCTCGGCACCGACGGCCAGGCACCGGCCGACCGCGAGGACCCGATCGACCTCAGCTCCGGCCACACCGGCGAGCCCTTCCTGCCGCACACATTCGTGGACTACGAGGACAGCCCCCGCGAGTACGAGCTGGGCGTCGCGCAGACCGTCCTCAAGGTGCACACCCGGGTCTCGGACATCTACAACGCCTCGATCGACCAGCTGCAGACCCAGCTGCGGCTGACCGCCGAGGCGCTGCGCGAGCGCCAGGAGTGGGAGATGCTCAACCACCCCGAGTTCGGGCTGCTCAACAACATCGTGGCGAGCCAGCGGGTGCGCACCCGCACCGGCGCGCCGACCCCGGACGACCTGGACGAGCTGCTCACCCGGGTCTGGAAGCAGCCCGCGTTCTTCCTCGCCCACCCGAAGGCCATCGCCGCCTTCGGCCGCGAGTGCACCCGGCGCGGGGTGCCGCCGCAGGTCGTGGAGCTCTTCGGCAGCCCGTTCATCACCTGGCGCGGGGTGCCGCTGCTGCCCTCCGACAAGCTGGACCTCAAGGGCTCGGCCGGTGCGGCGCCCGGTACCACCAACATCCTGCTGATGCGGGTCGGCGAGGACCAGCAGGGCGTGGTGGGCCTGCGTCCGGCGAAGGTGCCGGACGAGGTGGAGCCGGGCCTGGCGGTGCGTCCGATGGGCACCGACCGCCAGGCCATCACCTCGTACCTGATGACCGGCTACTTCTCGACGGCGGCGCTGGTGGACGACGCCATCGGGGTGCTCCAGAACGTCGAGGTGTCGAACTACCATGACTACTCCTGA
- a CDS encoding aminotransferase class V-fold PLP-dependent enzyme → MTTPDGFSAIGLDGHSAGSPNPLAALFAPPSPPGLPSTATAGSNSPSVAPSAAPSAAAPTSPSAAPASSDSVAAAPIAPPGSSPSTAPSALSSAPSGAPNSAAAAAVSPAAPPAPPASPSGLLMPGGVAGLPAATLPAALTQMVTGGRYWLPPQSPPATPAMPAPPPGGFDVEAVRREFPQLHREVNGRPLVWLDNGATTLKPRQVTEAVSEHYAMDTSNVHRGAHTLAKQATQVYEEGREEAAKLLGTQDTGEIVFVRGTTEAVNLVAQTWGRANLGWATRSWCQPPSTTPTWCPGS, encoded by the coding sequence ATGACTACTCCTGACGGCTTCTCGGCGATCGGCCTGGACGGCCACTCGGCCGGATCGCCGAACCCGCTCGCGGCGCTGTTCGCACCGCCCTCACCGCCCGGGCTGCCGAGCACGGCTACGGCGGGGTCCAACTCGCCTTCGGTAGCGCCGTCCGCGGCGCCTTCGGCAGCGGCGCCCACCTCGCCGTCGGCAGCGCCCGCATCGTCCGACTCGGTCGCGGCGGCGCCGATCGCGCCACCCGGGTCCTCGCCCTCGACAGCGCCGTCGGCACTGTCCTCGGCACCGTCAGGAGCGCCGAACTCGGCTGCGGCGGCGGCGGTTTCGCCTGCCGCTCCGCCCGCTCCGCCCGCCTCGCCGAGCGGACTGCTGATGCCGGGCGGCGTGGCCGGGCTGCCGGCCGCGACGCTGCCCGCCGCGCTCACCCAAATGGTGACCGGCGGACGGTACTGGCTGCCGCCGCAGTCCCCGCCGGCCACCCCGGCGATGCCCGCACCGCCACCCGGCGGCTTCGATGTCGAGGCGGTGCGACGGGAGTTCCCGCAACTGCACCGGGAGGTGAACGGCCGCCCGCTGGTCTGGCTGGACAACGGGGCCACCACCCTGAAGCCCCGTCAGGTGACCGAAGCGGTCAGCGAGCACTACGCGATGGACACCTCCAATGTGCACCGTGGCGCGCACACCCTCGCCAAGCAGGCCACCCAGGTCTACGAGGAGGGCCGGGAGGAGGCCGCCAAGCTGCTCGGCACCCAGGACACCGGCGAGATCGTCTTCGTTCGGGGCACCACCGAGGCCGTCAACCTGGTGGCACAGACCTGGGGTCGGGCCAACCTCGGGTGGGCGACGAGATCCTGGTGTCAGCCGCCGAGCACCACTCCAACCTGGTGCCCTGGCAGTTGA
- a CDS encoding cysteine desulfurase, whose amino-acid sequence MSAAEHHSNLVPWQLIAKERRARVKPIPLLPDGQLDQDAYRDLLSSKTKLVALTHASNVLGTVPPVAEMTALAHRYGARVLVDGAQAVSHFPVDVSELDADFYAFSGHKVFAPTGIGVLFGKREVLEAMPPWQGGGNMIDSVSFEETTYAPLPHRLEAGTGHIAGVAGLRAALRYLGGLDREAATAHEEQLTQYAMGALATVPGLRLIGTAPGKIGVLTFLMDGADPMALAGMLDQQGIAVRAGHHCAQPALAAYGVTSAVRASLALYNTVQDVDALVAALQGAAASCNG is encoded by the coding sequence GTGTCAGCCGCCGAGCACCACTCCAACCTGGTGCCCTGGCAGTTGATCGCCAAGGAGCGACGAGCCCGGGTCAAGCCGATCCCGCTGCTCCCCGACGGGCAGTTGGACCAGGACGCCTACCGGGACCTGCTGAGCTCCAAGACCAAGCTGGTGGCGCTCACCCACGCCTCCAACGTCCTGGGCACGGTGCCGCCGGTGGCGGAGATGACCGCGCTGGCCCACCGCTACGGCGCCCGGGTGCTGGTCGACGGAGCCCAGGCGGTGAGCCACTTCCCGGTGGACGTCAGCGAGTTGGACGCCGACTTCTACGCCTTCTCCGGGCACAAGGTGTTCGCACCGACCGGGATCGGCGTGCTGTTCGGCAAGCGCGAGGTGCTGGAGGCCATGCCCCCGTGGCAGGGCGGCGGCAACATGATCGACTCGGTGAGCTTCGAGGAGACCACGTACGCCCCGCTGCCGCACCGGCTGGAGGCGGGCACCGGCCACATCGCCGGCGTCGCCGGCCTGCGGGCGGCGCTGCGCTACCTCGGCGGGCTGGACCGGGAGGCCGCCACGGCCCACGAGGAGCAGCTCACCCAGTACGCCATGGGTGCGCTGGCGACCGTGCCCGGGCTGCGGCTGATCGGCACGGCGCCCGGGAAGATCGGAGTGCTCACCTTCCTGATGGACGGTGCCGACCCGATGGCCCTGGCCGGGATGCTCGACCAGCAGGGCATCGCGGTCCGGGCCGGACACCACTGCGCGCAGCCGGCGTTGGCCGCGTACGGCGTCACCAGCGCGGTGCGGGCGTCGCTCGCGCTGTACAACACCGTGCAGGACGTCGACGCCCTGGTTGCCGCGTTGCAGGGGGCGGCCGCCTCCTGCAACGGCTAG
- a CDS encoding GNAT family N-acetyltransferase, translating into MSEIRIRTASCHEIPALLAFWARSAEGTSITDDEDGVTRLLVRDPEALLVADRDGAVVGTVIAGYDGWRCHLYRLAVDPDQRRQGIADALITAAHERFAALGGRRADAMVLDRNELGQHAWRAAGYHAEEQWRRWVRPLA; encoded by the coding sequence ATGAGCGAGATCAGGATACGTACCGCGAGCTGCCACGAGATCCCGGCGCTGCTGGCCTTCTGGGCCCGGTCGGCCGAGGGCACCAGCATCACCGACGACGAGGACGGTGTGACCCGTCTGCTCGTCCGCGACCCGGAAGCCCTGCTGGTGGCCGACCGGGACGGGGCCGTGGTCGGCACCGTCATAGCCGGCTATGACGGGTGGCGCTGCCACCTGTACCGGCTGGCCGTCGACCCGGACCAGCGCCGGCAGGGCATCGCCGACGCGCTGATCACCGCCGCCCATGAGCGCTTCGCGGCGCTCGGCGGCCGCCGGGCCGATGCGATGGTCCTGGACCGCAACGAACTCGGCCAGCACGCCTGGCGTGCCGCCGGGTACCACGCCGAGGAGCAGTGGCGCCGCTGGGTCAGGCCGCTGGCGTGA
- a CDS encoding NmrA family NAD(P)-binding protein: MTAAAAAGVRRVVLLSGSGVGEADDSNPLKAIEQTVRTCGADWTILRPDWFAQNFSENFWRLAILDGRLALPTGDGRTPFVDAEDIADVAAAALTEEKHAGRIYYLTGPQALSFGEAADVIGRASGRTVRHVDVTPEEFVRQQLSFGVPEPAARFLTGLLVAVRDGRGGAVADGVAEALGRPARSFEAFAAAAAAAGAWR, translated from the coding sequence GTGACCGCCGCGGCCGCCGCCGGCGTGCGGCGGGTGGTGCTGCTGTCGGGTAGCGGCGTCGGTGAGGCGGACGACAGCAACCCCCTCAAGGCAATTGAGCAGACCGTGCGCACCTGCGGCGCCGATTGGACGATCCTGCGACCGGACTGGTTCGCGCAGAACTTCAGCGAGAACTTCTGGCGCCTCGCCATCCTCGACGGCAGGCTGGCACTGCCGACCGGAGACGGCCGCACGCCGTTCGTGGACGCCGAGGACATCGCGGACGTCGCCGCGGCGGCGCTCACCGAGGAGAAGCACGCCGGCCGGATCTACTACCTGACGGGCCCGCAGGCGCTCAGCTTCGGTGAGGCGGCGGACGTCATCGGGCGCGCCAGCGGTCGCACCGTACGCCATGTCGACGTCACCCCCGAGGAGTTCGTCCGGCAGCAGCTCTCCTTCGGGGTCCCGGAACCGGCCGCGCGCTTTCTCACCGGCCTGCTGGTGGCGGTACGGGACGGGCGCGGGGGCGCGGTCGCCGACGGCGTCGCGGAGGCGCTCGGGCGTCCGGCCCGCAGCTTCGAGGCGTTCGCGGCGGCGGCCGCGGCGGCCGGGGCGTGGCGCTGA
- a CDS encoding SDR family oxidoreductase, with protein sequence MFAGGMEKILILGGTGTTGRRIARRLTAAGLPVRTASRTGADVPFDFDNPGTWAPALDGVGAVYVLKPDMAVNPDPRQVFAGS encoded by the coding sequence GTGTTCGCTGGAGGCATGGAAAAGATCCTCATTCTCGGTGGCACCGGCACGACCGGTCGCCGCATCGCCCGCCGTCTGACCGCCGCCGGCCTGCCGGTCCGGACCGCTTCCCGCACGGGTGCTGACGTTCCGTTCGACTTTGACAACCCCGGCACTTGGGCGCCCGCACTCGACGGCGTCGGAGCCGTGTACGTGCTGAAGCCCGACATGGCGGTGAACCCCGACCCCAGGCAGGTGTTCGCGGGTTCGTGA
- a CDS encoding cupin domain-containing protein, which yields MDVLSDLLHRARARNAVIRQLIQRPPWSLAYADAPALTVVATLGGQASIRLDDHPSAAAPCS from the coding sequence ATGGACGTGCTGAGCGATCTGCTCCACCGGGCCCGCGCCAGGAACGCGGTGATCAGGCAGCTGATCCAGCGGCCGCCGTGGTCGCTGGCCTACGCCGACGCACCCGCGCTCACGGTGGTGGCCACGCTCGGCGGGCAGGCGTCGATCCGCCTCGACGACCACCCGAGCGCCGCCGCCCCGTGCAGCTAA
- a CDS encoding AraC family transcriptional regulator, producing the protein MQLTAGDIALISRASRYTVADDPATPVQLVIHGNGRKQILGDGPAVTAALRNPAPRTYGDGLPGATVLLRGTYDLHGTVGERLLDMLPPLAVMPAGPRTLAVLELLTTEAARDEPGQDAVVRQLLDLVLVITLRAWFACHGTAQPGWYRALTDPAIGRALCMLHEDPARRWTVAGLATEVGLSRAAFAARFAQLVGEPPLGYLTTWRMTLAADLLRDADTTIATVAHEVGYADAFAFSAAFKRARGVSPSAWRQLT; encoded by the coding sequence GTGCAGCTAACGGCCGGTGACATCGCGCTGATCAGCCGAGCCAGCCGGTACACGGTCGCCGACGACCCGGCCACCCCTGTGCAACTCGTCATCCACGGCAACGGCCGGAAGCAGATCCTCGGCGACGGCCCGGCGGTGACGGCCGCCCTGCGAAACCCGGCCCCGCGCACCTACGGTGACGGCCTGCCAGGCGCCACGGTGCTGCTCCGCGGCACCTACGACCTCCACGGCACCGTGGGCGAGCGCCTGTTGGACATGCTCCCGCCGCTCGCCGTGATGCCGGCCGGCCCCCGGACCCTGGCGGTGCTGGAGCTGCTCACCACCGAGGCCGCCCGTGACGAGCCCGGCCAGGACGCCGTCGTGCGCCAACTGCTGGACCTGGTGCTGGTGATCACCCTGCGCGCCTGGTTCGCCTGCCACGGCACCGCGCAACCCGGCTGGTACCGCGCGCTGACCGACCCCGCGATCGGCCGGGCCCTGTGCATGCTGCACGAGGATCCGGCCCGCCGCTGGACGGTCGCCGGGCTGGCCACCGAGGTCGGCCTGTCCCGCGCCGCCTTCGCCGCACGCTTCGCCCAGCTGGTGGGCGAACCGCCACTGGGCTACCTGACCACCTGGCGGATGACCCTGGCGGCGGATCTGCTCCGGGACGCCGACACGACCATCGCCACCGTGGCCCACGAGGTCGGCTACGCGGACGCGTTCGCGTTCAGCGCGGCGTTCAAGCGGGCCCGGGGCGTCAGTCCATCGGCCTGGCGGCAGCTGACCTGA